In the Pseudomonas sp. ADAK2 genome, one interval contains:
- a CDS encoding replication-associated recombination protein A, with protein MDLFRSAPIAQPLAARLRAANLDEYVGQEHLLARGKPLREALEQGALHSMIFWGPPGVGKTTLARLLAEVSDAHFETVSAVLAGVKEIRQAVEIAKQQAGQYGRRTILFVDEVHRFNKSQQDAFLPYVEDGTLIFIGATTENPSFELNNALLSRARVYVLKSLDEAALRKLVHRALTEERGLGKRQLTLSDEGFQMLLSAADGDGRRLLNLLENASDLAEDDSEIGIDLLQSLLGDTRRRFDKGGEAFYDQISALHKSVRGSNPDGALYWFARMIDGGCDPLYLARRVVRMASEDIGNADPRALSLCLAAWEVQERLGSPEGELAVAQAITYLACAPKSNAVYMGFKAAMRSATEHGSLEVPLHLRNAPTKLMKQLGYGDEYRYAHDEPDAYAAGEDYFPEELEPQPFYQPVPRGLELKIGEKLNHLAQLDRLSPRQRRK; from the coding sequence ATGGACCTGTTTCGCAGTGCCCCGATTGCTCAACCCTTGGCCGCCCGCTTGCGTGCGGCCAATCTGGATGAGTACGTCGGTCAGGAACACCTGCTCGCTCGCGGCAAGCCTTTGCGCGAAGCCCTGGAGCAGGGTGCCCTGCATTCGATGATCTTCTGGGGCCCGCCGGGGGTGGGTAAAACCACCTTGGCGCGGCTGTTGGCGGAAGTCTCGGATGCGCATTTCGAAACGGTGTCGGCGGTACTGGCTGGGGTGAAGGAAATCCGTCAGGCGGTGGAAATCGCCAAGCAGCAGGCCGGGCAGTACGGTCGACGGACCATTCTGTTCGTCGATGAAGTGCACCGCTTCAACAAATCCCAGCAGGATGCCTTCCTGCCGTACGTTGAAGACGGCACGCTGATTTTCATCGGCGCGACCACCGAAAACCCATCCTTCGAACTCAACAACGCCTTGCTCTCCCGGGCGCGCGTCTACGTGCTCAAAAGCCTCGATGAAGCGGCCCTGCGCAAACTGGTGCATCGCGCGCTGACTGAAGAGCGGGGCCTGGGCAAGCGGCAACTGACCCTCAGCGATGAAGGCTTCCAGATGCTGCTGTCCGCCGCCGATGGTGATGGCCGACGTTTGCTCAACCTGTTGGAAAACGCCTCGGACCTGGCCGAAGACGACAGCGAGATCGGCATCGATCTGCTGCAAAGTTTGCTCGGCGACACCCGTCGGCGTTTCGACAAGGGCGGCGAAGCGTTCTACGACCAGATTTCCGCACTGCATAAATCGGTGCGCGGTTCCAACCCCGACGGCGCGCTGTACTGGTTTGCGCGCATGATCGATGGCGGTTGCGATCCGCTGTACCTGGCCCGGCGCGTGGTGCGCATGGCCAGCGAAGACATCGGCAACGCCGACCCCCGCGCCCTCAGCTTGTGCCTCGCAGCGTGGGAAGTGCAGGAACGGCTCGGCAGCCCCGAAGGCGAATTGGCGGTGGCCCAGGCCATCACCTACCTGGCCTGCGCGCCGAAAAGCAACGCGGTGTACATGGGCTTCAAAGCCGCGATGCGCAGCGCCACCGAACACGGTTCGCTCGAAGTACCGCTGCACCTGCGTAACGCACCGACCAAGCTGATGAAGCAATTGGGTTATGGCGATGAATACCGTTATGCCCATGATGAGCCGGATGCTTACGCTGCTGGCGAAGACTACTTCCCGGAAGAGCTCGAGCCACAACCGTTCTATCAGCCGGTGCCGCGAGGCCTGGAGTTGAAAATCGGCGAGAAGCTCAACCACCTCGCCCAACTTGATCGTCTGAGCCCCCGGCAGCGGAGAAAATAG
- a CDS encoding glutathione S-transferase family protein, giving the protein MGLLVEGQWHDQWYESSKDGAFQREQAQRRNWLTADGQPGPTGVGGFAAEAGRYHLYVSLACPWAHRTLILRKLKGLEKLIDVSVVSWLMLENGWTFDQSLGSTGDKLDHFKFMHQRYTADTADYTGRVTVPVLWDKQQQRIVNNESAEIIRMFNSAFDDLTGNDLDFYPAPLRGEIDALNERIYPAVNNGVYRAGFATSQKAYEEAFDEVFAELDRLELLLGENRYLVGEYLTEADIRLFTTLIRFDAVYYGHFKCNLRRIADYPNLSNWLREMYQWPGIAETVSFEHIKHHYYGSHKTINPTGIVPKGPKQDFNAPHDRARLSGKGVWRNA; this is encoded by the coding sequence ATGGGTTTGTTAGTTGAAGGCCAGTGGCACGACCAGTGGTACGAAAGCAGCAAGGACGGCGCGTTCCAGCGCGAACAGGCGCAGCGCCGCAATTGGCTGACCGCTGATGGCCAACCGGGCCCAACCGGTGTCGGTGGCTTTGCCGCCGAGGCCGGGCGCTATCACCTCTATGTGTCGCTCGCCTGCCCGTGGGCTCACCGCACACTGATCCTGCGCAAACTCAAAGGCTTGGAAAAGCTGATCGACGTCTCGGTGGTCAGTTGGTTGATGCTGGAAAACGGCTGGACCTTCGATCAGAGCCTGGGCTCGACCGGCGACAAACTCGATCACTTCAAATTCATGCACCAGCGCTATACCGCCGATACCGCCGACTACACCGGCCGCGTCACCGTGCCGGTGTTGTGGGACAAACAGCAGCAGCGCATCGTCAACAATGAATCGGCGGAGATAATCCGCATGTTCAACAGCGCGTTTGATGACCTGACGGGCAATGACCTGGATTTCTACCCGGCGCCACTGCGCGGGGAAATCGATGCGCTGAACGAACGGATTTATCCAGCCGTTAACAACGGCGTGTACCGCGCCGGGTTTGCCACGTCGCAGAAGGCCTATGAAGAGGCGTTCGATGAGGTGTTTGCCGAACTGGATCGACTGGAGTTGCTGTTAGGCGAGAACCGTTATTTGGTCGGTGAATACCTGACGGAAGCGGACATTCGGCTGTTCACCACGCTGATTCGCTTTGATGCGGTGTACTACGGGCACTTCAAGTGCAACCTGCGGCGGATTGCCGATTATCCGAATCTGTCGAACTGGCTGCGGGAGATGTATCAGTGGCCGGGGATTGCCGAGACGGTGAGTTTTGAGCACATCAAGCACCACTACTACGGCAGCCACAAGACCATTAATCCAACGGGGATTGTGCCGAAAGGACCGAAACAGGATTTCAACGCGCCCCATGATCGGGCGCGGTTGAGTGGGAAAGGGGTTTGGCGTAACGCCTGA
- the crcB gene encoding fluoride efflux transporter CrcB: MLPLIVAVSIGGIAGTLLRFATGNWINANWPRHFYTATLAVNIVGCLLIGVLYGLFLIRPEVPIEVRAGLMVGFLGGLTTFSSFSLDTVRLLESGQVPLALGYAAISVFGGLLATWAGLSLTKL; this comes from the coding sequence GTGCTTCCCTTGATCGTTGCAGTTTCCATCGGCGGGATCGCCGGCACGCTGTTGCGCTTTGCTACCGGTAACTGGATCAACGCTAATTGGCCGCGGCACTTCTATACCGCGACGCTGGCCGTTAATATCGTCGGCTGTTTGCTGATCGGCGTTTTATACGGTCTGTTTTTGATACGCCCGGAGGTGCCGATCGAGGTGCGCGCCGGGTTGATGGTCGGCTTCCTCGGGGGGCTGACGACTTTTTCATCCTTTTCACTGGATACGGTGCGCCTGCTCGAAAGCGGGCAAGTGCCGCTGGCCCTGGGCTATGCTGCGATCAGCGTATTCGGCGGGCTGCTCGCCACCTGGGCTGGCCTGTCCTTGACCAAACTTTGA
- the cysG gene encoding siroheme synthase CysG: MDYLPLFHNMRGSRVLVVGGGEIALRKSRLLAEAGALLRVVAPEIEAQLRELVVGSGGECLSRGYVEADLDGCGLIIAATDDQPLNAQVSADAHRRCVPVNVVDAPALCSVIFPAIVDRSPLIVAISSGGDAPVLARLIRAKIETWIPSTYGQLAGLAARFRTQVKNLLPDVQQRRSFWEDVFQGPIADRQLAGQGAEAERLLLAKIAGEPPTKTGEVYLVGAGPGDPDLLTFRALRLMQQADVVLYDRLVAPAILDLCRRDAERVYVGKRRADHAVPQDQINKQLVDLAKAGKRVVRLKGGDPFIFGRGGEEIEELAAHGIPFQVVPGITAASGCAAYAGIPLTHRDYAQSVRFVTGHLKDGSTDLPWADLVAPAQTLVFYMGLVGLPIICEQLIKHGRGADTPAALIQQGTTVNQRVFTGTLADLPRLVAEHEVHAPTLVIVGEVVQLREKLAWFEGAQAQV; encoded by the coding sequence ATGGATTATCTGCCGCTGTTTCATAACATGCGCGGCAGTCGTGTGTTGGTCGTCGGCGGCGGGGAAATTGCCTTGCGCAAATCCCGCCTGCTGGCCGAAGCCGGTGCGCTGCTGCGGGTGGTCGCACCTGAAATCGAAGCGCAACTGCGTGAATTGGTGGTCGGTAGCGGTGGCGAGTGCCTGTCGCGTGGCTACGTCGAAGCGGACCTGGACGGTTGCGGGCTGATCATTGCCGCCACCGACGATCAACCGCTGAACGCGCAAGTGTCCGCCGATGCCCATCGGCGCTGCGTGCCGGTCAACGTGGTGGATGCGCCGGCCCTGTGCAGCGTGATCTTTCCGGCGATTGTCGACCGTTCGCCGCTGATCGTTGCCATCTCCAGCGGCGGCGATGCGCCGGTGCTGGCGCGGCTGATCCGGGCCAAAATCGAAACCTGGATTCCTTCCACCTACGGTCAACTGGCCGGTCTGGCGGCGCGTTTTCGCACGCAGGTCAAAAACCTGCTTCCGGATGTGCAGCAGCGTCGGTCGTTCTGGGAGGATGTGTTCCAGGGCCCGATTGCTGACCGGCAACTGGCCGGGCAGGGCGCTGAAGCCGAGCGCTTGCTGCTGGCGAAAATCGCGGGTGAGCCGCCGACAAAAACCGGCGAGGTGTATTTGGTCGGCGCAGGCCCCGGTGATCCGGACCTGCTGACTTTCCGCGCCTTGCGCCTGATGCAGCAAGCCGATGTGGTGTTGTACGACCGCTTGGTGGCGCCGGCGATCCTGGATCTGTGCCGTCGTGATGCCGAGCGTGTTTATGTCGGTAAACGTCGTGCCGATCACGCCGTACCGCAGGATCAGATCAATAAGCAGTTGGTGGATCTGGCCAAGGCTGGCAAACGTGTGGTGCGGTTGAAGGGCGGCGATCCGTTCATCTTCGGCCGTGGCGGTGAAGAGATCGAAGAACTGGCGGCCCATGGCATTCCGTTCCAGGTCGTGCCGGGTATTACCGCAGCCAGTGGTTGCGCGGCGTATGCCGGGATTCCGCTGACTCACCGCGATTACGCGCAGTCGGTGCGGTTCGTCACCGGGCACCTGAAGGACGGTTCCACCGATTTGCCGTGGGCCGACCTGGTCGCCCCGGCGCAAACCCTGGTGTTTTACATGGGCCTGGTGGGCTTGCCGATCATCTGCGAGCAATTGATCAAGCACGGTCGCGGCGCAGATACCCCGGCGGCGTTGATCCAGCAGGGCACCACGGTCAATCAGCGGGTGTTTACCGGTACGTTGGCCGATCTTCCACGCCTGGTGGCGGAGCATGAAGTGCATGCGCCGACGCTGGTGATCGTTGGGGAAGTGGTGCAACTGCGCGAGAAACTGGCGTGGTTTGAAGGGGCTCAGGCGCAGGTCTGA
- the serS gene encoding serine--tRNA ligase → MLDSKLLRSNLQDVADRLASRGFVLDVARIEALEEQRKTVQTRTEALQAERNARSKSIGQAKQRGEDIAPLMADVERMANELSAGKVELDQIQTDLDSILLGIPNLPHESVPIGADEDGNVEVRRWGTPTAFDFPIQDHVALGEKFGWLDFETAAKLSGARFALLRGPIARLHRALAQFMINLHTSEHGYEEAYTPYLVQAPALQGTGQLPKFEEDLFKITREGEADLYLIPTAEVSLTNIVAGEIVDSKLLPIKFVAHTPCFRSEAGASGRDTRGMIRQHQFDKVEMVQIVEPSTSMEALEGLTANAEKVLQLLELPYRTLALCTGDMGFSAVKTYDLEVWIPSQDKYREISSCSNCGDFQARRMQARFRNPETGKPELVHTLNGSGLAVGRTLVAVLENYQQADGSIRVPEVLKPYMGGLEVIG, encoded by the coding sequence ATGCTCGATTCCAAACTGTTACGTAGCAACCTTCAGGACGTAGCGGACCGCCTGGCATCCCGTGGCTTTGTACTGGATGTTGCGCGCATCGAAGCGCTGGAAGAACAGCGCAAGACCGTCCAGACCCGCACCGAAGCACTGCAGGCTGAACGTAATGCGCGTTCCAAATCCATCGGCCAGGCCAAGCAGCGCGGCGAAGACATCGCGCCGTTGATGGCTGACGTCGAGCGCATGGCGAACGAATTGAGCGCCGGCAAGGTTGAACTGGACCAGATCCAGACCGACCTGGATTCGATCCTGCTTGGCATCCCGAACCTGCCCCACGAATCCGTACCGATTGGCGCCGATGAAGACGGCAACGTCGAAGTGCGCCGCTGGGGCACCCCGACTGCGTTCGATTTCCCGATTCAGGACCACGTGGCCCTGGGCGAGAAGTTCGGCTGGTTGGACTTTGAAACCGCCGCCAAGCTGTCCGGCGCGCGTTTCGCTCTGCTGCGCGGCCCGATTGCGCGTCTGCACCGTGCCCTGGCGCAGTTCATGATCAACCTGCACACCAGCGAACACGGTTACGAAGAGGCTTACACGCCTTACTTGGTACAAGCTCCGGCCCTGCAAGGCACCGGTCAATTGCCGAAGTTCGAAGAAGACCTGTTCAAGATCACCCGCGAAGGCGAAGCCGATCTGTACCTGATCCCGACCGCCGAAGTGTCGCTGACCAACATCGTTGCCGGTGAAATCGTCGATTCGAAACTGCTGCCAATCAAGTTCGTCGCCCACACCCCGTGCTTCCGCAGCGAAGCCGGCGCGTCGGGCCGTGACACTCGCGGCATGATTCGCCAGCACCAGTTCGACAAAGTTGAAATGGTCCAGATCGTTGAGCCATCGACCTCGATGGAGGCGCTGGAAGGCCTGACCGCCAACGCCGAGAAAGTCCTGCAATTGCTGGAGCTGCCTTACCGCACCCTGGCGCTGTGCACCGGCGACATGGGCTTCAGCGCCGTGAAGACTTACGACCTGGAAGTGTGGATCCCGAGCCAGGACAAGTACCGCGAGATTTCGTCGTGCTCCAACTGCGGCGATTTCCAGGCCCGTCGGATGCAAGCACGTTTCCGCAACCCGGAAACCGGCAAGCCTGAACTGGTGCACACCCTGAACGGTTCCGGCCTGGCGGTCGGTCGTACTCTGGTGGCCGTGCTGGAAAACTACCAGCAGGCCGACGGTTCGATCCGTGTGCCTGAGGTATTGAAGCCGTACATGGGTGGCCTCGAGGTCATCGGCTAA